One window of Desulfarculus baarsii DSM 2075 genomic DNA carries:
- a CDS encoding SDR family oxidoreductase, whose protein sequence is MKNILITGGSGYFGSKLAQRFCAMEGVERVVSLDIKAPAATPEKLLFVRADARQPLDDIFAENGIDTVVHAAWVLPPIHDKGLMEDINLGGTTNVLEASRRAGARRFFYTSSATAYGFHADNQCPLTEDSPLRGNDDFTYSKTKRIVEGLIAEFAARNPAMAVCWARPCFVVGPGFNNPLARHLQKRLAVLPRPSAAMQFVHEDDLTRAIVELLRAGARGPYNVGASGVMTTSEMVRALGGRPLPVPVGLLRPLNALAWALRLGFITEFPSPALKLMQHPWVVDSGKLERELGFAYAHDTRQAFAAFAEHVKAGRKKRRS, encoded by the coding sequence ATGAAAAACATTTTGATCACGGGCGGTTCCGGCTATTTCGGCTCCAAGCTGGCCCAGCGCTTCTGCGCCATGGAAGGCGTCGAGCGAGTGGTGTCCCTGGACATCAAGGCCCCGGCCGCCACGCCCGAAAAGCTGCTTTTCGTCCGCGCCGACGCGCGCCAGCCCCTGGATGACATCTTTGCCGAAAACGGCATCGACACCGTCGTGCACGCGGCCTGGGTCTTGCCGCCGATCCACGACAAGGGCCTGATGGAAGACATCAACCTCGGCGGCACGACCAACGTCCTGGAGGCCAGCCGCCGGGCCGGCGCGCGGCGCTTTTTCTACACCAGCAGCGCCACGGCCTATGGCTTTCACGCCGACAACCAATGCCCCCTGACCGAGGACAGCCCCCTGCGTGGCAACGACGACTTCACCTACAGCAAGACCAAGCGCATCGTCGAGGGCCTGATCGCCGAGTTCGCCGCGCGAAACCCGGCGATGGCCGTCTGCTGGGCGCGACCGTGCTTTGTTGTCGGCCCCGGTTTCAACAACCCCCTGGCCCGGCACCTGCAAAAGCGCCTGGCCGTGCTGCCCCGGCCCAGCGCGGCCATGCAGTTCGTGCACGAGGACGACCTGACGCGGGCCATCGTGGAGCTGCTGCGGGCCGGCGCGCGGGGGCCCTACAACGTGGGGGCCAGCGGCGTGATGACCACCAGCGAGATGGTGCGCGCCCTGGGCGGGCGGCCGCTGCCCGTGCCGGTGGGCCTGTTGCGCCCGCTCAACGCCCTGGCCTGGGCCTTGCGGCTGGGTTTCATCACCGAGTTTCCCAGCCCGGCGCTCAAGCTCATGCAGCATCCGTGGGTGGTCGATAGCGGCAAGCTGGAGCGCGAGCTGGGCTTTGCCTACGCCCACGACACCCGCCAGGCCTTCGCGGCCTTTGCCGAGCACGTCAAGGCCGGCCGAAAAAAGAGGCGGTCATGA
- the ruvC gene encoding crossover junction endodeoxyribonuclease RuvC: METAPVRVLGLDPGSQRTGYGLVQAGPRGRAVFVAAGVISAPASLAPPWRLRKIHQELCQVIERRQPLEMAVEGVFAAQNARTAIMLGQARGVALLAAAQAGLEVFEYSPAAVKKALTGVGRADKEQVQRMVRVVLGVEEPLGLDASDALAIAICHLQGRALRREGMR; this comes from the coding sequence TTGGAGACCGCGCCGGTCCGCGTGCTGGGGCTCGACCCCGGCTCCCAGCGCACCGGTTACGGCTTGGTGCAGGCCGGGCCGCGCGGGCGGGCCGTTTTCGTGGCCGCGGGGGTGATCAGCGCCCCGGCCAGCCTGGCCCCGCCTTGGCGGCTGCGCAAGATTCACCAGGAGCTTTGCCAGGTCATCGAGCGGCGACAGCCCCTGGAGATGGCCGTGGAGGGCGTCTTCGCCGCGCAAAACGCCCGCACGGCGATCATGCTGGGCCAGGCCCGGGGCGTGGCCCTGCTGGCGGCGGCCCAGGCCGGCCTGGAAGTCTTCGAGTACTCGCCGGCGGCGGTCAAAAAGGCCCTCACCGGCGTGGGCCGCGCCGACAAAGAGCAGGTCCAGCGCATGGTCCGCGTGGTGCTGGGCGTCGAGGAGCCCCTGGGCCTGGACGCCTCCGACGCCTTGGCCATCGCCATTTGCCACCTGCAGGGCCGGGCCCTGCGGCGGGAGGGCATGCGATGA
- the clpB gene encoding ATP-dependent chaperone ClpB — protein sequence MRLDKFTVKSQEIIQEAVSLTDKRGHPQVEPAHLLAATLKISQEIAKPVLGKLGVAEAGLQAEAEALLQRQPQVSGGGQAYLSSASRELLQQAQNAAEQMHDDYVSVEHLLVALAAEKGPVGELLRRAGAGPEAILAVLKDIRGSQRVTDQNPEDKYQALQQYAQDLTDSARRGKLDPVIGRDEEIRRVVQILSRRTKNNPVLIGEPGVGKTAIVEGLAQRIVAGDVPEGLKDKRVVSLDMGALIAGAKYRGEFEDRLKAVLKEVTEAAGQIILFIDEMHTLVGAGKAEGAMDAGNMLKPPLARGELRCVGATTIKEYRQNIEKDPALERRFAPVLVEEPSVEDTIAILRGLKEKYEVHHGVRIKDAALVAAATLSDRYITDRFLPDKAIDLIDEAASKLRIDIDSLPEELDQLQRRLMQMTIEVEALKKETDEASARRLEKLRGEIAQLEGQRDALKEQWQREKQSIETIREIKERLEKLRLDMERAGREGDLSRASELKYSAIPAAEKELAQRQAAMDELRDGGEALVKEEVDSEDVAEVVGKWTGIPVARLMEGEREKLLHMEERIAKRVVGQKDAVEAVANAVRRARSGLQDPNRPVGSFIFMGPTGVGKTELARALAEFMFDDEQAMIRLDMSEFMEKHSVSRLIGAPPGYVGYDEGGYLTEAVRRKPYSVVLFDEIEKAHPDVFNALLQILDDGRLTDGQGRTVDFTNAIIIMTSNIGSQYIQDLAGPHQRQRMEEAVMTALRAQFKPEFLNRVDNVVIFHSLDKEHIAHIVELQLARLGKLLASRGLALQASDGAKALLADLGYDPVYGARPLKRAIQVHLQDPLARELLAGNFVEGQTIVADEQGGKLAFRAA from the coding sequence ATGAGACTGGACAAATTCACGGTCAAAAGCCAAGAGATCATCCAAGAGGCGGTGAGCCTGACCGACAAACGGGGCCATCCCCAGGTCGAGCCGGCCCATTTGCTGGCCGCCACGCTCAAGATCAGCCAGGAGATCGCCAAGCCCGTGCTGGGCAAGCTGGGCGTGGCCGAAGCCGGCCTGCAAGCGGAGGCGGAGGCTCTCTTGCAGCGCCAGCCCCAGGTTTCGGGCGGCGGTCAGGCCTATCTGTCGTCGGCCAGCCGCGAGCTGCTGCAACAGGCCCAGAACGCGGCCGAACAAATGCACGACGATTATGTCTCGGTGGAGCACCTGCTGGTGGCCCTGGCCGCCGAAAAAGGCCCGGTGGGCGAGTTGCTGCGCCGCGCCGGGGCCGGCCCCGAGGCCATCCTGGCCGTGCTCAAGGACATCCGGGGCTCGCAGCGCGTCACCGACCAGAACCCCGAGGACAAGTATCAGGCCCTCCAGCAATACGCCCAGGATCTGACCGACAGCGCCCGCCGCGGCAAGCTCGACCCGGTCATCGGCCGCGACGAGGAGATCCGCCGCGTGGTGCAGATCCTCAGCCGGCGCACCAAAAACAACCCCGTGCTCATCGGCGAGCCCGGCGTGGGCAAGACGGCCATCGTCGAGGGCCTGGCCCAGCGCATCGTCGCCGGCGACGTGCCCGAGGGCCTCAAGGACAAGCGGGTGGTCAGCCTGGACATGGGCGCGCTGATCGCCGGGGCCAAGTATCGCGGCGAGTTCGAGGATCGCCTCAAGGCCGTGCTCAAGGAAGTGACCGAGGCCGCCGGCCAGATCATCCTGTTCATCGATGAGATGCACACGTTGGTCGGCGCGGGCAAGGCCGAGGGGGCCATGGACGCCGGCAACATGCTCAAGCCGCCCCTGGCCCGGGGCGAGCTGCGCTGCGTGGGCGCCACCACCATCAAGGAATATCGCCAAAACATCGAAAAAGACCCGGCCCTGGAGCGCCGCTTCGCGCCGGTTTTGGTCGAGGAGCCCAGCGTCGAGGACACCATCGCCATTTTGCGCGGGCTAAAGGAAAAGTATGAAGTGCACCACGGCGTGCGCATCAAGGACGCCGCCCTGGTCGCCGCGGCCACCCTCAGCGACCGCTACATCACCGACCGCTTCCTGCCCGACAAGGCCATCGACCTCATCGACGAGGCGGCCTCCAAGCTGCGCATCGACATCGACAGCCTGCCCGAGGAGCTCGACCAGCTCCAGCGCCGGCTGATGCAGATGACCATCGAGGTCGAGGCCCTGAAAAAAGAGACCGACGAGGCCAGCGCCAGGCGTCTGGAAAAGTTGCGCGGCGAGATAGCCCAGCTCGAAGGTCAACGCGATGCGCTCAAAGAGCAGTGGCAGCGCGAAAAGCAGAGCATCGAGACCATCCGCGAAATAAAAGAGCGCCTGGAAAAACTACGTCTGGACATGGAGCGGGCCGGCCGCGAGGGCGATCTTTCGCGGGCCTCCGAGCTCAAATACAGCGCCATCCCCGCCGCCGAAAAGGAGCTGGCCCAGCGCCAGGCCGCCATGGATGAGCTGCGCGACGGCGGCGAGGCCCTGGTCAAGGAAGAGGTCGACAGCGAGGACGTGGCCGAGGTGGTGGGCAAGTGGACGGGCATCCCCGTGGCCCGGCTGATGGAGGGCGAGCGCGAAAAGCTTCTGCACATGGAAGAGCGCATCGCCAAGCGGGTGGTGGGGCAAAAGGACGCCGTCGAGGCCGTGGCCAACGCCGTGCGTCGCGCGCGCAGCGGCCTGCAAGACCCCAACCGCCCGGTGGGCTCGTTCATCTTCATGGGCCCCACCGGCGTGGGCAAGACGGAACTGGCCCGGGCCCTGGCCGAGTTCATGTTCGATGACGAACAGGCCATGATCCGCCTGGACATGAGCGAGTTCATGGAAAAGCATTCGGTCAGCCGGCTGATCGGCGCGCCTCCGGGCTACGTGGGCTATGACGAGGGCGGCTACCTCACCGAGGCCGTGCGCCGCAAGCCCTACTCGGTGGTGCTCTTCGACGAGATCGAAAAGGCCCACCCCGACGTGTTCAACGCCCTGTTGCAGATCCTCGACGATGGCCGGCTCACCGACGGCCAGGGCCGCACGGTGGATTTCACCAACGCCATCATCATCATGACCAGCAACATCGGCAGCCAGTATATTCAGGATCTGGCCGGGCCCCACCAGCGCCAGCGCATGGAGGAGGCGGTCATGACCGCCCTCAGGGCCCAGTTCAAGCCCGAGTTCCTCAACCGCGTCGACAACGTGGTCATCTTCCACAGCCTGGACAAGGAGCACATCGCCCACATCGTCGAGCTGCAACTGGCCCGCCTGGGCAAGCTCCTGGCCAGCCGCGGCCTGGCCCTGCAAGCCAGCGACGGGGCCAAGGCCCTGCTGGCCGACCTGGGCTACGACCCGGTCTACGGCGCCCGCCCCCTCAAGCGGGCCATCCAGGTTCACCTGCAAGACCCGCTGGCCAGGGAACTGCTGGCCGGCAACTTCGTGGAGGGCCAGACCATCGTCGCCGACGAGCAAGGCGGCAAGCTCGCCTTCCGCGCCGCCTGA
- a CDS encoding SAM-dependent methyltransferase has product MGSRKDQDSYYRRAKQEGFAARSVYKLQEMDQRYGLLRQGMRVLDIGCHPGSWLQYAAGRVGPGGLVLGVDIQELAVDLPRWGRFIQADVLKLTPAEVLAVAPAFDVVLSDVAPRTTGVRHADEAASLAMLEAVFDLALAVLRPGGSFLAKVYFGPGVDQLIHQVKGRFKLGKGHKPAASKAASKEIYILGRELKNALPQVDTQTEG; this is encoded by the coding sequence ATGGGCAGCCGCAAAGACCAAGATTCATATTATCGCCGGGCCAAGCAAGAGGGCTTCGCCGCCAGAAGCGTCTATAAACTCCAGGAGATGGACCAACGCTACGGCCTGTTGCGACAGGGCATGCGCGTGCTGGACATCGGCTGTCACCCTGGTTCGTGGCTGCAATACGCCGCCGGCCGGGTGGGCCCTGGCGGGCTGGTGCTGGGGGTGGACATCCAGGAGCTGGCCGTGGATCTGCCCAGGTGGGGGCGCTTTATCCAGGCCGATGTGCTCAAGCTCACGCCGGCCGAGGTGCTGGCCGTGGCCCCGGCCTTCGACGTGGTGCTCAGCGACGTGGCTCCGCGCACCACCGGCGTGCGCCACGCCGACGAGGCGGCCAGCCTGGCCATGCTGGAGGCCGTTTTCGATTTGGCCCTGGCGGTGTTGCGTCCGGGCGGCTCGTTTCTGGCCAAGGTCTATTTCGGCCCGGGCGTGGATCAGCTCATCCACCAGGTCAAGGGCCGTTTCAAGTTGGGCAAGGGGCACAAGCCGGCCGCCTCCAAGGCGGCCAGCAAGGAAATATATATCCTGGGCCGCGAACTGAAAAACGCGCTGCCCCAGGTCGATACCCAAACGGAGGGGTAG
- a CDS encoding PaaI family thioesterase has product MNDGPPEGYQPLDFPSPFLQFIGPVYVRQEPDGPRFGLRVEPRHANARGTAHGGLLMTLADIALGYATAITHDPPIPLITANLTADFASAARLGDWLEVKVDIIRADGDTAFANAFICVGPKRLARVSGVFGLLGPGPPAQ; this is encoded by the coding sequence ATGAACGACGGCCCGCCCGAGGGCTACCAGCCCCTGGATTTTCCCAGCCCGTTTTTGCAATTCATCGGGCCGGTCTACGTGCGCCAGGAGCCCGACGGTCCGCGCTTTGGCCTGCGGGTGGAGCCGCGCCACGCCAACGCCCGGGGCACGGCCCACGGCGGCCTGTTGATGACCCTGGCCGACATCGCCCTGGGCTACGCCACGGCCATCACCCACGATCCGCCGATCCCCTTGATCACCGCCAACCTCACCGCCGATTTCGCCAGCGCCGCCCGCCTGGGCGACTGGCTGGAGGTCAAGGTCGACATCATCCGGGCCGATGGCGACACGGCCTTCGCCAACGCCTTCATCTGCGTGGGGCCCAAGCGCCTGGCCAGGGTCAGCGGCGTTTTCGGCCTGCTGGGGCCCGGCCCGCCGGCCCAATAG
- a CDS encoding glycoside hydrolase family 99-like domain-containing protein, whose product MKKLFVALSCLIILAAAAACQNADPRAKDGPVLQNERLLVGATYYTWYPSNFRQGYLRAFLDPPQEPLLGQYRSDDVKAVEEQIAWCSRHGVDFLAVSWWPKRPQQNVVVDQAFVQAANLQDIKFCIFYETWSVGWRKEYSATVFDKQASDFFIADVLAIADKYFDNPAYLRVNGRPVLFLYLTRTFAGDYARALATLRQKLLARGHDVYLVADEIYWSVMSADQDRQPQPYLAPEPQPERIALFDAVTTYNPYLSVRHDHGGYGAKSTFVADVAGLFRRYYDLCGPKVNFVPNILPGYNDRGCRRSLQQFIIPRQWDQGAAEGSFLAENFDRLAMPFLDPRLNMLLITSFNEWNEDTALEPTKPAPATSRDLSPSGREYTDGFSYAGYGFALLETLRDKACAAHGRVLDNQGRPVWRATVAAAQGGKTVASDQTDRQGYYTLSRLNMPPGVYEVSCGQAAPSRVTVDGQRAAKLDLRLP is encoded by the coding sequence GACCCCCGGGCCAAGGACGGGCCGGTGCTGCAAAACGAACGCCTCTTGGTGGGCGCGACCTACTACACCTGGTATCCATCCAACTTCCGCCAGGGCTATCTGCGCGCCTTCCTCGATCCGCCCCAGGAGCCGCTGCTGGGCCAATATCGCTCCGACGACGTCAAGGCGGTGGAGGAACAGATCGCCTGGTGCTCGCGCCACGGCGTGGATTTTTTGGCCGTGAGTTGGTGGCCCAAGCGGCCCCAGCAGAACGTCGTCGTCGACCAGGCCTTTGTTCAGGCCGCCAACCTGCAAGACATCAAGTTCTGCATCTTTTACGAGACCTGGAGCGTGGGCTGGCGCAAGGAATACAGCGCCACGGTCTTCGACAAGCAGGCCAGCGACTTTTTCATCGCCGATGTTCTGGCCATCGCCGACAAATACTTCGATAACCCGGCCTATCTGCGCGTCAACGGACGGCCGGTGCTGTTTTTGTACCTGACGCGCACCTTTGCCGGCGACTACGCCCGGGCCCTGGCCACCTTGCGCCAGAAGCTCCTGGCCCGGGGCCACGACGTCTACCTCGTCGCCGACGAGATCTATTGGAGCGTGATGTCGGCCGACCAGGACCGTCAGCCCCAGCCCTATCTCGCGCCCGAGCCCCAGCCCGAGCGCATCGCCCTGTTCGACGCCGTCACCACCTACAACCCCTATCTCTCGGTGCGCCACGACCACGGCGGCTACGGCGCAAAAAGCACTTTCGTCGCCGACGTGGCCGGGCTTTTCCGCCGTTATTACGACCTCTGCGGGCCCAAGGTCAACTTCGTGCCCAACATCCTGCCCGGCTACAACGATCGCGGTTGCCGCCGGAGCCTGCAACAGTTCATCATCCCCCGTCAGTGGGATCAGGGCGCGGCCGAGGGCTCGTTTCTGGCCGAGAACTTCGACCGCCTGGCCATGCCCTTTCTGGACCCGCGCCTGAACATGCTTTTGATCACCTCGTTCAACGAATGGAACGAGGACACCGCCCTCGAGCCGACCAAGCCGGCCCCGGCCACCAGCCGCGACCTCAGCCCCTCGGGCCGCGAATACACCGACGGCTTCAGCTACGCCGGCTATGGTTTCGCCCTGCTCGAAACCCTGCGCGACAAGGCCTGCGCCGCCCATGGCCGCGTGCTTGACAACCAGGGCCGGCCAGTCTGGCGGGCCACCGTCGCCGCCGCCCAGGGCGGCAAGACCGTGGCCAGCGACCAGACCGACCGCCAGGGCTACTACACCCTCAGCCGGCTGAACATGCCGCCGGGCGTCTACGAGGTGAGTTGTGGCCAGGCCGCGCCCAGCCGGGTGACGGTCGACGGCCAACGCGCGGCCAAGCTCGACCTGCGCCTGCCCTGA
- a CDS encoding YebC/PmpR family DNA-binding transcriptional regulator — MSGHSKWSTIKRKKGAADAKRGQIFTRLMKEITVAARMGGGDIEGNSRLRSAVAAAKAQNMPKDNIERAIKKGTGELDGVSYEEIVYEGYGPGGVAFIIECLTDNKNRAAAEVRHILNKRGGSLGKNGAVSFMFEAKGVFSFDKAAVGEDQLMEVALEAGADDVSDEDDAWQVTCAPGAFSAVAAAFEAAGLQPQSAEFTKIATTTVDIKDPVEAGKVLKLFEALDDADDVQNVYSNFDIDDDVMAQLEQ, encoded by the coding sequence ATGAGCGGTCACTCCAAGTGGAGCACCATCAAGCGCAAGAAGGGCGCGGCCGACGCCAAGCGTGGCCAGATCTTCACCCGGCTGATGAAAGAGATCACCGTGGCCGCGCGCATGGGCGGCGGCGACATCGAGGGCAACTCGCGCCTGCGTTCGGCCGTGGCCGCGGCCAAGGCCCAGAACATGCCCAAGGACAACATCGAACGGGCTATCAAAAAAGGCACCGGTGAACTCGACGGCGTCTCCTACGAGGAGATCGTCTACGAAGGTTACGGTCCCGGCGGCGTGGCCTTCATCATCGAGTGTCTGACCGACAACAAAAACCGCGCCGCCGCCGAGGTTCGCCATATCCTCAACAAGCGCGGCGGCTCGTTGGGCAAAAACGGCGCGGTGTCGTTCATGTTCGAGGCCAAGGGTGTCTTCAGCTTCGACAAGGCGGCCGTGGGCGAGGACCAACTCATGGAGGTGGCCCTGGAGGCCGGGGCCGACGACGTCAGCGACGAGGACGACGCCTGGCAGGTCACCTGCGCGCCCGGGGCCTTCAGCGCGGTGGCCGCCGCCTTCGAGGCCGCCGGCTTGCAGCCCCAGAGCGCCGAGTTCACCAAGATCGCCACCACCACCGTCGACATCAAGGATCCGGTCGAGGCCGGCAAGGTGCTCAAGCTTTTCGAAGCCCTCGACGACGCCGACGACGTGCAGAACGTCTACTCCAACTTCGACATCGACGACGACGTGATGGCCCAGTTGGAGCAGTAG